ATAGAAAAATGCCATCTAAAATTGCTGAATATAGGGCAAAATTTAGGCTATCTCCCATTGGCAAATGGTCTAGTTTGCAGGGATCGTTTGAAGTAATGATGGGAGAAGTAAGTAGGTAGGCAGGATTAAGTTTAAGATAGAAAAGCCCCATCTCCAGATGAAAATGCCTGTAGCAATACGAGTGGTTCTCAACGATGAAGAAGATCGAACATTGAGCGAGTTGCGAGTTGCGACTCATGTGCCCCAACGAACTCGTGACCGCGCCCACATAGTACGGTTGAACGCTCAAGGCTGGAAGGCGCCTGCCATTGCCGAGATATTTGAGTGCTGTGAGCATACAGTGCGAGCAACGCTCAGACGGTGGCAGCAGTTGGGACTGGGTGGATTGTGGGATGCTCCGGGACGGGGAGACAAACCCAGGTGGCAGGTAGCAGACCTGGACTATTTGGAGCAGTGCTTAGAGCAGGAACCTCGTACCTACAACAGTCAACAATTGGCACAGAAGCTGGAGCAGGAACGGCAGGTGAAGTTGAGTGCTGACCGAATTCGACGGTTATTAAAAAAAAGGGCTGGCGATGGAAACGCACCCGCCACAGCCATAAACACAAGCAAGACCGAATTGCCAAAGCCATCAAGCAAGGAGACTTTGACACGTTAAAACAGGCTGAACAGGAAGGGCACCTGATCTTGAAATACCTTGACGAGTCGGGGTTTTGTCTGTGGAGTCCAGTGAGTTATAGCTATAGTCGGATTGGCGAGCAAAAGCGGATTGAACAAACTCTGCAACGGTTTGGCAGACGGATCAGCATTTTAGGAGTGTGGCAACCGGACGAGCAGTTTGACTATGCCTTAGCTCAAGGGGGATTTAAGACGCAAAGCTATCTCAAAGTGATGAATTGGCAAGCACAGAAGGCGGCACAAACCCTGGCCCAGACAGGGCAAATAACTGTGATTGTGCAAGATAATGGATCGATTCACACCAGCCAAGCGGCTCAAGCGCAGTGGTCTAACTGGCAACAGCAGGGTTTATTCCTGTTCATGCTGCCGAAATATTGCTCCGAGATGAATGACATTGAAACCCAATGGCATCAACTTAAAACTCATGAAATTGCCGGACAGATGTTCGACAATGAATATGACTTAGCTGTTGCAGTGATAGATGGAATGACAGCCCGTAGTAAACGAGGTGGATATACACTGGAGCGTTTTAAGTTTAATTCCGCCTAGCTACTTATGGCAATTTAATTCTGAGTATACTGGCATAATTCGCTATTACAGCGTGTTGCAAGGTGAAGAAGAAATTTTGTTTGAGTGGAAAGAAAAGTCAGAAAGGACAATTCTTATAAAGACTATCGATTCCGAAGATACTAGCGATGCTGATGAGTGGGAGACGGTGGAATATGATTTCAAGCTTGTACAACATGATGAAGGAACTGAAGTAGGTATGGTTCAAGTAGGTAGCGAACATTTTTGGCTGTGTCTCTATCCACTTAGATTTATCGGTTGATTTCATATATTACAAGTTTCAATAAGCTAGTTTTTTGTAGGGCGGGACCTGCTCGGATAAGCCCGAAAAGCTTATAAGATATTTTGTGGGCGATTCCGGACTATAAATGACAATGCTGCTGACATCGGATGTCCAAATTTACCCTCGGCGGGCAAATTTGCAACTGTCCAACTGCGGGGAAATTTATAAAATTTATAAATTTCCCCAAATGCTGCAAATTGTCGCATTTAGATACCATCCGGGTATCGGCGATCCACATCGCGGTTTTAGATAAATTTCTGATAATTTGTGTTGACCTCCGCCCACAGATAGAGATAGAATTACGAAGTATTGAAGGGGAGTAGCTGCTAGCTCAGAATTTAGCTAGCCCATCTGAGTCAACACGCTGGCGATGAGCCTGGTTCAGATGACAAGTTTTTAAGCACTTGGGAGCGAGACCTTCACCGAGTTCACATCTGATGATGTGAGATTCTGGTGAAGTGTAATAGCTCTCCTCAGAAGCTCGCATCAGAAGGGGTATCTAATTCTGAGGAGCTAGAAGAGTGCTGACAGCTTTTACTGCGGGTTTATTACTAATCACGATTTCCGAGTTAGGCGATAAAACATTTTTTATTGCCGTAATTCTGGCAATGCGGCACTCCCGGCGGCTGGTATTTGTAGGCTCGCTCGCAGCATTGGCAGCGATGACTGTGTTATCTGTTCTAGTTGGGCAGGCAGTCTCGATTTTGCCCCAAACTTACATCCACCATGCTGAAATTGCTTTATTTCTTGGCTTCGGGCTGAAGTTATTGTATGAAGCCAGTAAAATGCAACCTGGAAAAGAGTGTGAAGAAGCCGAAGAAGCACTTTCGGTGGTGAAGGAAGCTGAATTGAAAATGCCCAAGGTGAAAAGCAATCTGGCGGTTGTGGTAGAAGCGTTCGTGCTAACTTTTGTGGCGGAGTGGGGCGATCGCACCCAATTTGCGACGATAGCGCTAGCAGCATCTAATTCGGCGCTGGGGGTAACGGCTGGGGCAATTATGGGGCATGCGATTTGTGCAGCGATCGCAGTTATGGGAGGGCGCCTGATTGCAGGGCGGATTTCCGAGAGAATGATGACAACGATCGGCGGTTGTCTATTTGTAATTTTTGGCGCGATCGCTGCCATGAAAGGGGCTTAAAAAGGCAAAAGAAAGCATTAGGAAGTGTAAAGAGTCGGCGATGAACAGTTTCTGCCTTAGTTTACTCACCGACTTCAATTTGTCGAACGCTCCTTTTTCCCCTTTGCCCTCGTTCCCAGGCAGAGCCTGGGAATGCTTTTGCCTTTTTTAAGGAGCGGGTGCAGAGACAGAGGGAGAACTCGTAGGAGTTGGGGTTGCTGCCGGAGTTGATGTTGCTGCCGGAGTTGGTGTTGCTGCCGCCGCAGTAGGCGTTTCAGTGGCCATCTGTTTAATTTGGTCTTTGTACTGTGGTGGTGCCAGAGCAACAGCCGTTGTGAACAGGGGTTTAGCTTCTGCGGCTTTGCCTAGTCGTTGTAAAACAATGGCTTTAGCTAAAACAGGGCGAAAGTCCTGTTTATTGGTTTTAACAGCCTCATCATAGATAGTCAGCGCTTCTGCAAAACGCTGCTCGTTGATGTAAACCTGACCTAGTAGTAGTTGGACTGAGGTAGTATCTATGCTGCCTGGTTGAACTTGATTAGTTTGCGTTGCTGTTTTCAAAGTGTCTTGAAGCAAACCGATAGCTGCTTCAGGGCGTTTTTGCTGTAGCAGCAGACTCACAAGACCTTGTAAGGCATTCATGTCCCCCGGATTGGAAGTTAAGACCGAGCGATAAGCCGTAGCAGCAGCTTCGCGATCGCCTAGTTGCTGTTTAGCTTGAGCCAGCAAGACCATATACTCGGTCTGTTCGGGACTCAGCGCAGCTAACTTTTCCAGGGCATCAGTAGCACCTTTAAGGTCGCCCAGTTGCAACCGCACTTCTAAAAGACCGCGCAATGACGTTTTACTATCGGGTTCTCGCTGCAAAACCAGTTCGTAACCCTTAGCCTGATCTTGCAGGTCACTTTCTTTAACCCCGAGTTGCGTCGGCTTGGGTGCTGGTGTGCCAACAGCAGAGGGCTGATTTTCCTGAAGGACATTCCCCAGCAAAGGGAACAGGGAAACTCCTACAAACGTGACGAGTGCCAGTAGTAGGACAAGATTAACGATCCAGCGACCGCGCTTTTGGGACACACAATTGCCTTGAACTCTTATCACATTATCAACCCAAAGCGGGAATTTGCTAGACGAAAACAGCGCGATCGCTGCCAGAATGTTTGCCGCATAAAGATTTCATCAAATAGTTTATGGGCGCGATCGCCTAAAAATTGCAGAAACTTTACGGATCTACCAGTTCTAAGCCTGAATTCAGTAAAATGGGCAGGCTTGTTAGATAACCATCCGGCCTTTGTGCCTACCTACTCTGATAACTTCGGCGTATGTATTAGGGACGCGGTAAATCAGGTGGTTATTTCTGGCTAATATGCGTTGGTAGTTACCTTAGCAAAAGCTATCGCTACCATTGCTACATAGCTACAGAGTTAAGTGTTAAGTTCTGAGTATCGCACTTAGCAATTAGCAGTTAGCGCGATCGCTAATTGAAATATCGCTAAGCTCGGGAATTAATAACTCAACATCTGTTGCTAGGAAAATCCCATAATGGGATGTGTCTCCGCCGCGAGGAGTTTATATGAATCCTTCTTTGAATCGACCCTCAAAATTACCCAAGCCTTCTGCCGAACAGCCCCCCGAACCCCAAATTCAGGAGGCTGCCCCCAGTTCGGATACGACAGCAGAGATAGCCGCCGCTGATACTGAGGCTTCTATGCCTCCTCCTGATGCTGATGCTGCGCTATCGACGACGCCAGAGCAAGCACGACAGCACCCCATTCCGCCACCGAGCGAACCCATGCAGTACCGAGCCATCGGACTGGTGAGGGGTCAATATATGCCTTCCGCAGAGCAATTTACGCGGGGCACGCTAGTGGCGGCGGATGATACTTTAATCGATGCGGTGCTACTGGGCCGAGTTATGAGCTTGGTGAAAAATCACCTAAGCTTAGACCAACCGCACCTCTGGGTAGTTTATCCCCGGACGCGACAAGAAGACGGCAAACTGCACGTCCAGATTGTGGGGGTTTGGGAGCCAGAAAGACTACAGCAACCAGCTGCTGCGTCTGAGGAATCGTCAAGCCTACCTGAAGTAAAGAGCGAAGAGCCAACTGTAAACGATGGCTATTTTTCAATTCGCGGCGAAGCGATTTATCAGTCGCGCGATGAAGATAGCCTGATAATCAAGATTAGGCAGGCAGCCCGTAAGGGAGAGGATAAGCCCAAATTTTTTAAGTTAAAAATCACAGGTGCGATCGCTGAAAAAGCAGTCGGTCACTTCTGGGATTTACATATCCTCCGGGAAGGTAACTCGCTGGTAATTAAGCAGGCAAACGACATTGCTGTTCTGCCCTCTAGCAAGAAAAAGCCGTTTAAAGGAGGAGGAAGGCGTCCAGGTGGGAGAGATAAGCCCTTCTCGTCACGCCCCACTAAGCCTGGTGATAAACCAACGCCAGTAAAACCAATAATACAGCGCCGAGAACCTCTTCCTAAGCCTGTTAAACGCAGTGCGCCAGAAAGTAAAACGTAAACACCATTCCCAGGCTCCCGCCTGGGAACGAGGGCAAAAGAAAGAAGAATAAGAAAAATTTTTTCTTTTGCCTTTAGCCTTTATTTAGTCGAGAGGAATCCTCTGACCCCAGCTGTCTTGGGGTACAAAAGTCCTGTCCATTGGAATGACAGAAACAGGTTCGGTGAGGGTAAATTGGCCGTTTTCAATCCATTGCTTCAATTCCAAGGCAACTTGACGTGATAAGTAGATACTGGCTAACGGAGCTACCCGCACCGCTTTACCCTCAATCGTGATGCGCCCGGTCTTCAACTGGGCGTAACTCACCAAGCCGAAGGTGGGACGGACGCGCCGGGGAATGGAGAAATCGACAACAGGCGCTACTATGTCCTTGTCTTGGACGGCACACTTAGCCACAACTTCCTCGTGTAAAACTGGGAGCGGCACGCCTACGCCCAGCATTAGAGATGGGCCGTAATTTTTGAAGTAGCAAGCCCTTACCCAACGGGCGTTCATCTGTTTAGCGTCTCCTATTAAGGCAAGCGTGGCAGATGGGCCGACTGGCGTCCGATTGGGCAAGCGCTTCTGTAAGGGAAAGTGTTGAGTGCCCTCCCAGGAAACGTAGCCGACGCCGCCGCCTAAGAAAATGCGACTGCCAATGCCAATTAGTTGCAAATCTGGGTCGTTTAGCAGGGGGGAGATGGCGCCCGTGTTTGAATAAACCCCATTAGAGAGGCGGGGTTGCAGGGGGCCGAGGTAGGTAAAGAGGGGGCGATCGCCTCCATTAACTCCTACAATAAAATTTTGGTATAGATTGCGCGGATTGTATAAATAAAACTGGTTAATTGTGTCGCGGGTAATGGTTGTATCAAAGGATGCGCGGGGATAGCAGTCTGTTACTTGTCCTATGGCGCGTAACTGCACCGTTTTCCCAGCAATCAAATCTTGAATTACATGACCGCCGCCTCTTTCTCTGGATTCTTCCCCGTCTTCGGGAACTTGAGTCGCTCCCAAGTACAAATCCACCGCACCGAAGCCAGAGTATGCTAGGACACCATCTAACCAACACTGACGAATTTTTATGGGTGGGTCGGTGTGTCCCAGGTTAATAATTGCACCTGATGACTCCATAGGCTCAAAAGTGCCAGTTGTGATGACATCCACTTCCTTCGCGGTTTGGGTTACGCCAACTTCTACCACCCGTGCTTTTAGTTCGTCTACAGTCAGGACGGCGGCGCACTGGCGGCTGATTTTGTCGTTAATTTCGGCAATTGTTCGCATAGGGAAGTTTAGCTGTTGTGATTTGGCTGCATCGGTTTAGCGTGGCGCTCGCGTACTTAGGAATTAGCGTCTAGCCACACAGTTAAATCATTTGCAGCGGAGAAATCTAACAGCGCCTCCGCCAACTCCTCCAACTGAAAAAGGGATAACCCGCGAATGCGTTCTTCGAGATCGGGGGCGATCGCGCCAATTCGTCGCGGGAGTTGGCGCATAATCAGTGCTAACGCCTCCTCTTGCTTTCCTTGTTGCTTTCCTCGTTGCTCGCCCTTTTGAAGGATATCTTGATAAATTACAGATTCCTGCATAACTTCCTCTCTAAACAGCTCTTGAATCAGATTTTTTTCAAACCGCAAACCAGCCAGAACCTCTGCACAAGCCGAAATATTGCGTCGCTCGTCAGTTTCCTCGATCATATCCACCCGTGCGGCAACTTGCTCTAATAAAGTATTGGGCGAGTTGCTTCGAGCCAAAGTAGCGAAGGGTAGTAACGCAGGATTAGCCAGCAGTGGTGCGGGATTTTCCTCCCACATTCGCATAGCTCGATATCCGTGTCTGGTGTTGGTGTCTAAATACTCATGCTTAAAAACAATCTCTGAAGTGGTTTGCTGTAAAAAAATCACCACCTGCTCGATTTGACACCCATATTCCCGCTTTAGTCGGGTGTAGTAGTCGAGCATTCGGAAGTCAATAGGTGGATTAGATTGTGGCTGGGTTTGAAATTCTAGGTGGAGAATTTTGTTGCCAATTTTGATAAATATGACAGAATCGGCGCGAATCGGATCTAGGCTGAGTTCAGTTTTCAGTACCTGGATGTCTGAGGTGCTGTCTGAAAGCAGCCAGCCGACAAAATCCGCTGGATATTCTTCAGCCAGATATTTGCAAGTGTTGTCGTAAGCCAAAGTAGATGCCTTTATTAATAATTAAATAAGAGTTTTATGAGGTTTTACCACATTGTTGAAGTTCTATTTCCAAAGCAGTTGTAACTTTTTGGTACTCAGCTTCAAGCTGCGAAAATTTGTCTAATCCACCTGAGATAGCGCTGCTTCTTGCCATTAACTCTAATTCTTCGCACAAGTGCGAGAAAGCGATCGCGCCACATACAGCACTGGTGGACTTGAGAGTATGACTTGCTTGTTGTAGAGCCTTGGCGTCTTGTTGAGCGATCGCCGCTTTAATTACTGCAAGCAGTTGGGGAGCATCTGCCAAATAACTATCAATTATCTCAGCCAACAAATTTAAATCATCTCCGCCCCCTATTTCTCTTAACGCTTGTAAAGTTTTTGCATCCAGAGGACTTATAGGTTTACTTGCTGTCTGGGGCTGACATTTGCTAAGAGCCTCAATTACCTCATTTACCCTAATTGGTTTGCTGATATAGTCATCCATGCCTGCATCAAAACATTCCTGGCGATCGCTCTCCATAGCATTCGCTGTCATGGCAATAATTCGAGGACGTTCAGTTGGCAACCATTGCTTACATATCAGTCGAGATACTGTCAAACCATCCATCTCTGGCATTTGTACATCCATTAGCACCACATCATAAGACATGATGCGTAGCTGTTCTAGCACCTCCAATCCATTCCCTGCTACATCTGCCCTATACCCCAATCTTCGCAACAAATGCAAAGCAACTTTCTGGTTAACAGGATTATCTTCCGCTAACAAAATCCGTAGCGGTAAACGTTCTCCTAATTTGTTGTCAAATTGAGAAGGATTAGGGCTGTTTTCTTTAAAAGGAACGAATTGCTTGCATAAAATACTACTCAAAACATTGCGTAATTGTGATTGTTTAATAGGCTTATTCAAAACCGCTGCAAACTTTACTGGTGAACAATGAAAACTAGATTCTGATCTACCTATCGAAGTCAACATTACTAAAGGCAATTCTTCACATCCCGGCATCTGGCGTATGGCTGCGGCTAGCTCTAAGCCATTCATTTGGGGCATCTGCATATCGAGGATCGCGATATCAAATGTCTCACCTTGACGCAGTAATTCCAAAGCATAAGCAGCCGAGCTAGCACCCCGGGAAATCATCTCGAAGTTATGGGCTTGTAGAGTGAGAATTTGCCTATTAGTAGCATTATCATCAACAATTAGCATTCGCTTGCCCTTTAACTGAGAATGAGTTGGTTGTAACTCACCTGGGCAAGATTGGGCATCTGCTGATTTAGCGCCTATAGTGAAATAAAAAGTAGAACCATGGTTAAATTTTGGATGTAAATTTACAGCGCTTTCCTCGCAAGGCTCCTCAACTTTAGACTTTGACCTGTTCAGAGCCTGGTTAGCATCTAACGCAAAATTAGCAGAGGGATTTCCACCCACTTTACCTCCACTTTCTACCCACATAGTACCGCCCATCAGTTCGCTCAATCGTCTGCTAATAGCAAGGCCTAAACCCGTGCCACCAAATTGGCGAGTAGTGGAAGAATCTACTTGGCTAAATGCCTTAAACAAGCGATTCATCCTGACTTCTGGAATACCGATACCAGTATCTTCGATCGCAAATTGAATCTCGTACTCAGTTGGCAGTTTTTCGTTAGCAATGGCATCTAAAGGCTGGGCTGTTACTGAAACAACAACTTCCCCTAATTCGGTAAATTTAACGGCGTTACCAAGTAAATTAACTATAATTTGGCGTAATCTGGTAGCATCTCCCACAATTGCAGTTGGGGTTGGAGGAGAAATTATATAAGCAAGTTCCAAACCTTTTTGGGTGGCTTGTTGAGCTAGTAAGTCTAGACATTCTTCAATACAAATTTGCAGATTAAAAGTTTGTTCTTCTAATTCCAATTTACCAGATTCGATTTTAGAGAAATCTAGGATTTCGTTAATAATTGTCAGCAAAGCATCGCCGCTGGTGCGAATTGTTTCCACAAAATCTTGTTGTACAGAAGTTAGCTTGGTATCGAGCAATAAACCTGTCATGCCGATCACGCCGTTCATTGGCGTGCGGATTTCGTGGCTCATAGTTGCCAGAAACTCGCTCTTGGCTCGCGCCGCCGCTTCGGCCATTTCTTTAGCTATTTGGAGTTCGTTCTCGGCCTGCTTTCGCACGCTTATATCACGGCAAACACAAACCATTCCCCCATCTGCGATCGCTGTCAAAGAAATACCTTGGACAAAGGTGCTGCCATCTCCTTTTCTAGGAGTTGCTTCGCCATGCCAGTAACCTTTTGACCGCACGCTGAGAAGGAATTCGCGCTCCAAACGCTCTATTTCTTTTTGGTTGTAATGTTCTTGCCATTTCTTGCCTAATAATTCTGCGGCAGAACTGTATCCAAACAGATTGATATAAGCCTTATTCAGGTAAAGGTACTCGCCGTTACTATTAATAATGGCGATGCCGTCCATTGCGGCTTCCACAGCCATTAGCTGTCTTTGCAAAGCTTCCTCTGTTTGCTGACGCTCGGTGATTTCTTTTTCTAGTTTTTGGTTGGCAAGTTCAACTTGTTTGGAGCGCCGTTGGGATTTTTGGGCAAGATAAACCGCCAACGCTAACATCCACGCTATTAGCAACCCACCAATTAACGCTACTTTGGGTAGGAGCGATCGCTCTTTTTCTAGTAACTCTGATGTTGGCTCAACCACGACTCGCCAATATGGGTGTCCTGCTAATTCTGGATCGTGGCGATCGCCATATAAATCTATTTTTATTTCCTCACTCCATTTCGAGTCGGTTTGTTTGTTAACCCTGTTAAACCTGTATACTTCCTCCTTTCCATCAAATACAACCAAAGAGTATCCATGTAGAAGCTGATCGTCCAAGATGGTATCTAGCAATTGCTCAACTCGAAACACTCCCGCAATAAAACCGTCAAATTTTTGCTTTTGGAAAATCGGAACGTAAACTAAAAACCCCTTACCGCCTTGAACTAAATTTATAGAACCCGTAACTGTAACATCACCACTATTTCGCGCTGCTTCTAAAGCCCTACGGCGTCGCTCCTCAAAATTTAGCTTTAAGTTTTGGGCTGCTTCGTTTCCTGCTAGGGGGACAATCCAGCGCACCTTGAATGATGAGTCTATCCACTCGATGGCTTGGAAACCTTTGTAGTCATTTATATGAATCTGTGCATCAGCTTCCCACTCAGGTTTGGGAGTCCCGCCGCGTATCTCCCAGCGTTTGGACATCCTTACTAACGCCGATATTCGAGCGTTGAGCTGAGTTGTAAATTGGGTTTTTACCTTTGAGGATTCGGCTTGCATCATCTGCTGAATTTGCGATCGCTCGTCAGCCAGCAATCCTTGCCAAAGCAACAGACTAGCTGCGGAGATTCCCATCCCAATACAAACAGGTAACCATCTAGAATAGATGGGAATTTTGCTCGCAATCGCCGCTACGAGTTTAGCCCAACGCTCGCTTGATTTTTCTAGGTTCATTTTATTCCGCCATTTTGAAAGCCTTTTCCTAAATTTAGGATTCCCATCCCCAGTATGAAAATTGCATTTGCCTGGAAAGTTGGAGTAATTTTAGATAATGTTACGGCTTAGACAAATAAAAGCAGCATTTTTCCTATAACCATCCGCTCCTCGACAAGTGTTATGCCAAGAAGCTAGATTTAAACAATATTCAACTTTTACTTAACTCTTGATTTCTCTGCAAATCTATGTTTTGTCGGTAACATCATCCCCGTTAGGATTATCTCCTGTTTTTGTTGCTACGGCAGGCAACTTTGAAGACTCAGGTAATTCAGCAGAGTCAGCGACGACAACTATCTCCACATCGTTTTTATTATCACTGCCCCATTTATCAAGAATATCTTTGATTAAGGCTTCTTTTATCCAAACCTGAGCAACAACAGTTAGAGGTATGGACATTAGCAGTCCTAAAGAGCCAAAAGCTGTAGTAAAAACAAGTTGAGATAATAACGTCACAGCTGGTAACAGAGATACCTGTTGCGACATGATATAGGGTGTTAGTAAATTGCTTTCAAACTGCTGAATGATAATATAAAGAGCCAAAACAAAAACTGATTTCCAAGGGGCATCTAAAAGAGCAATTCCCATTGGCAATACAACGCTTAAAGTCGGGCCAATATTGGGAATAAAATTCAGCAATCCTGCCAAAACGCCACTAGCGATCGCCAATCTTATTCCTAAAATTGTCAGTCCAAGCCAACTCAATATGGCAATAACGCTCATGCTGATAAAAGCGCCGCCCAGCCATGCCCCTAGCGATACTTCGCACTCAGAAAGAATGCCATCCGCCCGACGCCGATAGAACGACGGAAACAACCTCAAAAACGCCTTGCGGTAAGCTTGGGGATTGACTAACAGCATTATGGTCAAAACAAGCACCAGCAACAAATTGAGGACAACTCCCAGCGAGCCTGAAAAAACTGCTACCGAGCCTCCCAAGAGCCTATTTAGAAAAGGCTGGAGTTGCTGCACCAAACTATCAACATCTGGTATGTAAGGAAGCAACTGCGCTGGAAGCCTGCTTCTCAACTGATTTTGCCAATCGCTTACCAGTGCTAACACTTGGGGAAACTTCGTTGTCGTCAATTCTTGAAATTCAGCAGCGAACGGCGGCACAATCAGCAAGAAAAATCCTGTGATGGCGCTTGCTAAAATTCCCACCGACAGCAGTACAGCCAAGAGCCGGGGTACACGCTTGCTTTGCAGCCACCGCGCTAGCCTGTTCAAGGCAGTCGCTAACACAACAGCGACAAACACCAGCAGCAGCACTTGCCTAATTTGCCACAGTACGTAAAACGAAATAACGACAGCTAGTAAACCAATCCACTGACCTAAATTCACAGATGAAGACTCCCAGGCTATCTG
The sequence above is drawn from the Microcoleus sp. FACHB-831 genome and encodes:
- a CDS encoding TMEM165/GDT1 family protein; amino-acid sequence: MLTAFTAGLLLITISELGDKTFFIAVILAMRHSRRLVFVGSLAALAAMTVLSVLVGQAVSILPQTYIHHAEIALFLGFGLKLLYEASKMQPGKECEEAEEALSVVKEAELKMPKVKSNLAVVVEAFVLTFVAEWGDRTQFATIALAASNSALGVTAGAIMGHAICAAIAVMGGRLIAGRISERMMTTIGGCLFVIFGAIAAMKGA
- a CDS encoding tetratricopeptide repeat protein, encoding MSQKRGRWIVNLVLLLALVTFVGVSLFPLLGNVLQENQPSAVGTPAPKPTQLGVKESDLQDQAKGYELVLQREPDSKTSLRGLLEVRLQLGDLKGATDALEKLAALSPEQTEYMVLLAQAKQQLGDREAAATAYRSVLTSNPGDMNALQGLVSLLLQQKRPEAAIGLLQDTLKTATQTNQVQPGSIDTTSVQLLLGQVYINEQRFAEALTIYDEAVKTNKQDFRPVLAKAIVLQRLGKAAEAKPLFTTAVALAPPQYKDQIKQMATETPTAAAATPTPAATSTPAATPTPTSSPSVSAPAP
- a CDS encoding homocysteine biosynthesis protein, which produces MRTIAEINDKISRQCAAVLTVDELKARVVEVGVTQTAKEVDVITTGTFEPMESSGAIINLGHTDPPIKIRQCWLDGVLAYSGFGAVDLYLGATQVPEDGEESRERGGGHVIQDLIAGKTVQLRAIGQVTDCYPRASFDTTITRDTINQFYLYNPRNLYQNFIVGVNGGDRPLFTYLGPLQPRLSNGVYSNTGAISPLLNDPDLQLIGIGSRIFLGGGVGYVSWEGTQHFPLQKRLPNRTPVGPSATLALIGDAKQMNARWVRACYFKNYGPSLMLGVGVPLPVLHEEVVAKCAVQDKDIVAPVVDFSIPRRVRPTFGLVSYAQLKTGRITIEGKAVRVAPLASIYLSRQVALELKQWIENGQFTLTEPVSVIPMDRTFVPQDSWGQRIPLD
- a CDS encoding DUF4351 domain-containing protein — translated: MAYDNTCKYLAEEYPADFVGWLLSDSTSDIQVLKTELSLDPIRADSVIFIKIGNKILHLEFQTQPQSNPPIDFRMLDYYTRLKREYGCQIEQVVIFLQQTTSEIVFKHEYLDTNTRHGYRAMRMWEENPAPLLANPALLPFATLARSNSPNTLLEQVAARVDMIEETDERRNISACAEVLAGLRFEKNLIQELFREEVMQESVIYQDILQKGEQRGKQQGKQEEALALIMRQLPRRIGAIAPDLEERIRGLSLFQLEELAEALLDFSAANDLTVWLDANS
- a CDS encoding response regulator — protein: MNLEKSSERWAKLVAAIASKIPIYSRWLPVCIGMGISAASLLLWQGLLADERSQIQQMMQAESSKVKTQFTTQLNARISALVRMSKRWEIRGGTPKPEWEADAQIHINDYKGFQAIEWIDSSFKVRWIVPLAGNEAAQNLKLNFEERRRRALEAARNSGDVTVTGSINLVQGGKGFLVYVPIFQKQKFDGFIAGVFRVEQLLDTILDDQLLHGYSLVVFDGKEEVYRFNRVNKQTDSKWSEEIKIDLYGDRHDPELAGHPYWRVVVEPTSELLEKERSLLPKVALIGGLLIAWMLALAVYLAQKSQRRSKQVELANQKLEKEITERQQTEEALQRQLMAVEAAMDGIAIINSNGEYLYLNKAYINLFGYSSAAELLGKKWQEHYNQKEIERLEREFLLSVRSKGYWHGEATPRKGDGSTFVQGISLTAIADGGMVCVCRDISVRKQAENELQIAKEMAEAAARAKSEFLATMSHEIRTPMNGVIGMTGLLLDTKLTSVQQDFVETIRTSGDALLTIINEILDFSKIESGKLELEEQTFNLQICIEECLDLLAQQATQKGLELAYIISPPTPTAIVGDATRLRQIIVNLLGNAVKFTELGEVVVSVTAQPLDAIANEKLPTEYEIQFAIEDTGIGIPEVRMNRLFKAFSQVDSSTTRQFGGTGLGLAISRRLSELMGGTMWVESGGKVGGNPSANFALDANQALNRSKSKVEEPCEESAVNLHPKFNHGSTFYFTIGAKSADAQSCPGELQPTHSQLKGKRMLIVDDNATNRQILTLQAHNFEMISRGASSAAYALELLRQGETFDIAILDMQMPQMNGLELAAAIRQMPGCEELPLVMLTSIGRSESSFHCSPVKFAAVLNKPIKQSQLRNVLSSILCKQFVPFKENSPNPSQFDNKLGERLPLRILLAEDNPVNQKVALHLLRRLGYRADVAGNGLEVLEQLRIMSYDVVLMDVQMPEMDGLTVSRLICKQWLPTERPRIIAMTANAMESDRQECFDAGMDDYISKPIRVNEVIEALSKCQPQTASKPISPLDAKTLQALREIGGGDDLNLLAEIIDSYLADAPQLLAVIKAAIAQQDAKALQQASHTLKSTSAVCGAIAFSHLCEELELMARSSAISGGLDKFSQLEAEYQKVTTALEIELQQCGKTS
- a CDS encoding AI-2E family transporter, encoding MPISANLAELNGNCCQIAWESSSVNLGQWIGLLAVVISFYVLWQIRQVLLLVFVAVVLATALNRLARWLQSKRVPRLLAVLLSVGILASAITGFFLLIVPPFAAEFQELTTTKFPQVLALVSDWQNQLRSRLPAQLLPYIPDVDSLVQQLQPFLNRLLGGSVAVFSGSLGVVLNLLLVLVLTIMLLVNPQAYRKAFLRLFPSFYRRRADGILSECEVSLGAWLGGAFISMSVIAILSWLGLTILGIRLAIASGVLAGLLNFIPNIGPTLSVVLPMGIALLDAPWKSVFVLALYIIIQQFESNLLTPYIMSQQVSLLPAVTLLSQLVFTTAFGSLGLLMSIPLTVVAQVWIKEALIKDILDKWGSDNKNDVEIVVVADSAELPESSKLPAVATKTGDNPNGDDVTDKT